A region from the Streptomyces lydicus genome encodes:
- a CDS encoding ABC transporter ATP-binding protein produces the protein MAAPVLSACSLYRFFRAGEEETFALQGVGLEVGPGETVAVTGPSGSGKTTLLNCLAGLDEPDGGTVRVAGRRLSHRPEGERVDLRARHIGVLFQSGNLLDHLSVRDNLALVQRLAPGRHRPGADQLLERVGIGRRAGALPGELSGGEAARAGLAVALANAPELLLADEPTGEVDAGTERRVLDLLREHAAGGCAVVVVTHSRAVAGAADRVLRLRDGRWV, from the coding sequence ATGGCCGCGCCCGTCCTCAGCGCCTGCTCCTTGTACCGGTTCTTCCGGGCCGGCGAGGAGGAGACGTTCGCGTTGCAAGGCGTCGGACTGGAGGTCGGGCCCGGTGAGACCGTCGCGGTGACCGGCCCGTCCGGCTCGGGGAAGACCACCCTGCTGAACTGCCTGGCAGGGCTCGACGAGCCGGACGGCGGAACGGTGCGGGTGGCCGGCCGAAGGCTCAGCCACCGCCCCGAGGGCGAACGGGTCGACCTGCGCGCGCGGCACATCGGGGTGCTCTTCCAGTCCGGCAACCTGTTGGACCACCTCAGCGTCCGGGACAATCTCGCGCTGGTGCAGCGGCTGGCGCCGGGCCGGCATCGCCCGGGAGCGGATCAGCTGCTGGAGCGGGTCGGTATCGGCCGGCGCGCCGGTGCCCTGCCCGGGGAGTTGTCCGGCGGGGAGGCAGCTCGCGCGGGTCTGGCCGTCGCCCTGGCGAACGCTCCCGAACTGCTGCTCGCCGATGAGCCGACCGGCGAGGTGGACGCGGGTACCGAACGCCGGGTGCTGGACCTGCTGCGGGAGCACGCCGCGGGGGGATGCGCGGTGGTCGTGGTCACCCACAGCCGCGCGGTGGCCGGCGCCGCCGACCGGGTGCTGCGGCTGAGAGACGGCAGGTGGGTCTGA
- a CDS encoding sensor histidine kinase yields the protein MTLWATSIVAIAMIIASLGLLFGLQHSLWRNLDGTARQRVSDVASLIEHHQLVELIPSNGGDADVVEVVDSAGRVLARSDYETQPGTPSGLPHPLPRRLTKGHAETLHDLRIGDGGDFRVTGKPTKFDGRPATIVAAVSLDQAQYTLSSLATGLAIGAPALTVLVAWTIYRTAGRTLRPVETLRRQATHISATDLHRRLDLPASRDEVHALAVTLNDMLARLDEASAAQRRFVADAAHELRSPLTAIRSQLEVMAAYPDPQRDPLVAAALLEDALRLNELVEDLLALARSEDPAARRPNTLTDLDEVVLAEVRRQRDLTPTDIDARGVSAGRVRGDAEALRRVVRNLLDNARRHAARQIRVTLTASGDTVELTVSDDGTGIPADQRSRVFERFTRLDEARSREAGGSGLGLAIVGKVVTAHGGTAHADADPAPADGGLGGARLVVKLPRTDVPDTPGPGRT from the coding sequence GTGACCTTGTGGGCCACCTCCATCGTTGCCATCGCCATGATCATCGCCAGCCTCGGTCTGCTGTTCGGGCTGCAGCACTCGCTGTGGAGGAACCTGGACGGAACAGCCCGGCAGCGCGTATCCGACGTCGCATCCCTCATCGAGCACCACCAGCTGGTGGAACTGATCCCCTCCAACGGCGGCGACGCGGACGTGGTGGAGGTGGTGGACTCCGCCGGACGAGTGCTTGCCAGATCCGACTACGAGACGCAGCCCGGCACCCCCAGCGGACTGCCGCATCCGCTGCCGCGCAGGCTCACCAAAGGCCACGCCGAGACACTGCACGACCTGCGCATCGGCGATGGCGGCGACTTCCGCGTCACCGGCAAGCCCACCAAGTTTGACGGCCGCCCGGCCACCATCGTCGCCGCCGTCTCCCTGGACCAGGCCCAATACACACTCTCCAGCCTGGCCACCGGCCTTGCCATCGGCGCCCCGGCGCTGACCGTCCTGGTCGCCTGGACGATCTACCGCACCGCAGGACGCACCTTGCGGCCGGTGGAAACGCTGCGCCGCCAGGCCACCCACATCAGCGCCACCGATCTGCACCGCCGGCTCGACCTTCCCGCCTCCCGTGACGAGGTGCACGCCCTGGCCGTCACCCTCAACGACATGCTCGCCCGGCTGGACGAGGCGTCCGCCGCCCAGCGGCGTTTCGTCGCCGACGCGGCTCATGAACTGCGCAGTCCGCTCACCGCGATCCGCTCCCAACTGGAGGTCATGGCCGCCTACCCCGACCCGCAACGAGATCCGCTCGTTGCCGCGGCGCTGCTGGAAGACGCCCTTCGACTGAACGAGTTGGTGGAGGATCTGCTGGCGCTGGCCCGCAGTGAGGACCCGGCCGCGCGGCGGCCGAACACCCTCACCGATCTCGACGAGGTCGTCCTCGCAGAGGTACGCCGCCAGCGCGACCTGACGCCGACGGACATCGACGCCCGTGGTGTCTCGGCAGGCCGCGTCCGGGGCGATGCCGAGGCGCTGCGCCGGGTGGTGCGCAATCTTCTGGACAACGCCCGCCGGCACGCCGCACGGCAGATACGAGTGACCCTCACCGCGAGCGGAGACACCGTCGAACTCACCGTCAGCGACGACGGCACCGGCATCCCGGCGGACCAGCGCAGCCGCGTCTTCGAACGCTTCACCCGCCTCGACGAAGCCCGCTCCCGCGAGGCCGGCGGATCCGGCCTGGGCCTGGCCATCGTCGGGAAGGTCGTCACCGCCCACGGCGGCACAGCCCATGCCGATGCGGACCCGGCACCTGCCGACGGCGGCCTGGGGGGAGCGCGGCTGGTCGTCAAGCTGCCTCGGACGGATGTGCCGGATACTCCCGGCCCCGGCAGAACCTGA
- a CDS encoding response regulator transcription factor, with the protein MRVLVVEDERHIAAAVERGLRAEGFAVDLAEDGEKALILARHNAYAVIVLDLMLPGRNGYDVCRTLRAEDVSTPVLILTAKDGEYDEADALDLGADDYLTKPFSFVVLLARIRALLRRSSPQRSAVLSAGDLWLDPGAHRCGRGENALELTPREFGLLEFLLRHSDTVVSKSELLSEVWDAWFDGDPNIVEVYVGYLRRKIDTPYGRTAIETVRGVGYRLNGKGG; encoded by the coding sequence GTGCGCGTGCTGGTAGTCGAGGACGAGCGACACATTGCTGCGGCGGTCGAACGGGGACTGCGCGCCGAGGGGTTCGCCGTGGACCTCGCCGAGGACGGTGAGAAGGCGCTCATCCTGGCCCGCCACAACGCCTACGCCGTGATCGTGTTGGACCTGATGCTGCCCGGCCGCAACGGCTACGACGTCTGTCGGACGCTGCGCGCGGAAGACGTGAGCACACCGGTGCTCATCTTGACGGCCAAAGACGGTGAGTACGACGAGGCGGACGCCCTCGACCTCGGCGCCGACGACTACCTCACCAAACCGTTCTCCTTCGTCGTCCTCCTCGCCCGGATCCGCGCCCTGCTGCGCCGCAGCTCCCCTCAGCGCTCCGCGGTGCTGAGCGCCGGGGACCTGTGGCTGGACCCCGGCGCCCACCGCTGCGGGCGCGGGGAGAACGCCTTGGAACTCACTCCGCGCGAATTCGGGCTCCTGGAGTTCCTGCTGCGCCACTCTGACACCGTGGTGAGCAAGAGCGAACTCCTCAGCGAAGTCTGGGACGCCTGGTTCGACGGGGATCCCAACATCGTCGAGGTGTACGTCGGCTACCTCCGCCGCAAGATTGACACCCCCTACGGCCGCACAGCGATCGAGACGGTGCGTGGAGTCGGATACCGGCTCAATGGGAAAGGGGGCTGA
- a CDS encoding AbrB family transcriptional regulator: MAPTSALQREHTPSPGTAKPAPHPTELRTPRPAPAGRWALIAAAAYAAGLAASAFGVPAPYLLCSLLAGAALALTGVVRERVPAPANRTAQALVGALMGSYLTWPALTAAAPVALPLTAVTAATIALSVAVAWFLARGGRLSRPSAVLGMVPGGSAAIVTCADELKADVRMVAFTQYLRVGLVATTAPLAAHWLASASAASSPGHAGNGGQGSGFLPLVMGSDQLTGLLTLATVSVAGVLAGRRLRVPTPALIGPMLAALVVTLSGAVPGFAPAGLLQNLVFVFVGLDVGVRFTRETLLRVRRLMPSILMAIAAVCTGCAGLAWLFAKLTGTPLVDSYLATTPGGINAVLATAVSSHADVALISTVQSLRLLIVVLVTPVITRWLTTTRPAATGARTEERAQT, from the coding sequence GTGGCTCCGACTTCCGCGCTGCAGCGAGAGCACACACCCTCGCCCGGCACCGCGAAGCCCGCCCCACACCCGACCGAACTCCGAACACCCCGTCCGGCCCCCGCCGGGCGCTGGGCACTGATTGCCGCCGCGGCGTACGCGGCGGGCCTTGCGGCCTCCGCCTTCGGTGTTCCGGCCCCCTACCTCCTGTGCTCTTTGCTGGCCGGCGCCGCGCTGGCGCTCACCGGCGTAGTGCGTGAGCGCGTGCCTGCCCCGGCGAACCGCACGGCTCAAGCTCTCGTAGGCGCGCTGATGGGCAGCTACCTCACCTGGCCCGCCCTCACCGCCGCAGCGCCCGTCGCGCTGCCGTTGACCGCGGTCACCGCCGCCACCATCGCACTGAGCGTCGCCGTCGCCTGGTTCCTCGCACGCGGGGGACGGTTGAGCCGGCCCAGTGCCGTCCTCGGCATGGTGCCGGGCGGTTCAGCGGCGATCGTCACCTGCGCCGACGAGCTCAAAGCCGATGTGCGCATGGTCGCCTTCACCCAATACCTGCGGGTGGGGCTGGTCGCGACCACCGCGCCCTTGGCCGCCCACTGGCTGGCATCCGCGTCAGCGGCGAGCTCCCCCGGCCACGCGGGTAACGGCGGTCAGGGCAGTGGCTTCCTCCCCTTGGTCATGGGCTCCGACCAGCTGACCGGCCTGCTCACCCTCGCCACCGTGTCGGTCGCCGGCGTCCTGGCCGGCCGTCGGCTGCGGGTGCCCACACCCGCGCTGATCGGCCCCATGCTGGCCGCGCTCGTGGTCACGTTGAGCGGCGCCGTGCCGGGATTCGCCCCGGCCGGCCTGCTTCAGAACCTCGTCTTCGTCTTCGTCGGCCTCGACGTAGGGGTGCGCTTCACCCGGGAGACGCTCCTTCGCGTGCGGCGTCTGATGCCGTCGATCCTGATGGCCATCGCCGCGGTCTGTACTGGCTGCGCGGGACTGGCGTGGCTCTTCGCCAAGCTCACGGGCACTCCCCTCGTCGACTCCTACCTCGCCACGACCCCCGGCGGGATCAACGCGGTCCTCGCCACTGCGGTCTCCTCGCATGCGGATGTCGCCTTGATCTCGACAGTGCAGAGCCTGCGGCTGCTGATCGTCGTGCTGGTGACCCCGGTGATCACACGCTGGTTGACCACCACCCGCCCCGCGGCAACCGGCGCGAGGACCGAGGAGCGGGCACAGACCTGA
- a CDS encoding winged helix-turn-helix transcriptional regulator: MKEGAQLTQAEAGHRYEVFHTDCPARDVVDHVTSRWGIWVLISLRSNDLRFYELRDSIQGISEKMLAQALRALVNDGLVRREVEPTTPPQVTYGLTEFGKEVGEPLTDLFQRITRRLPPRSQE; encoded by the coding sequence ATGAAGGAAGGCGCGCAGCTGACGCAGGCCGAGGCGGGTCATCGGTATGAGGTGTTTCACACCGACTGCCCCGCGCGGGACGTGGTCGACCACGTGACCAGCAGGTGGGGCATCTGGGTGCTGATCTCCTTGCGGAGCAACGACCTTCGGTTCTACGAGCTGCGCGACAGCATTCAGGGCATCAGCGAGAAGATGCTCGCTCAGGCCCTGCGCGCACTGGTCAACGACGGCCTGGTCCGGCGGGAGGTCGAGCCGACCACGCCGCCCCAAGTCACCTACGGGCTGACTGAGTTCGGGAAAGAGGTCGGCGAACCGCTGACGGACTTGTTCCAGCGGATCACACGGCGGCTACCGCCGCGCAGCCAGGAATAG
- a CDS encoding SDR family oxidoreductase, translating into MIVVTGATGNVGRPLTRALAEAGEQVTAVSRHAAAMPDGVRHVAADLAEPAGLTPALDGAKALFLLLSGDLHAPGARPADIIGLAKAGGVRRVVLLSSQGVATRPLGPSRVAMRALEDALRESGLDWAVLRPGGFASNALAWAESVRTQGVVAAPFGDVGVPVVDPADIAEVAAACLLNDRHTGGVYELTGPEVITPRQQAEAIAAALGSPVRFHELTRDEAKAAMTRFVPAELADDTLDIIAAPNPAELRISPDVERVLARAPRPFSGWVARNIAAFR; encoded by the coding sequence ATGATCGTGGTGACCGGGGCTACCGGGAACGTGGGCCGGCCTTTGACGCGGGCTCTGGCCGAGGCGGGCGAGCAGGTGACAGCGGTGTCGCGGCACGCGGCGGCGATGCCGGACGGCGTCCGGCACGTGGCGGCCGACTTGGCCGAACCGGCGGGCCTCACACCCGCGCTGGACGGGGCGAAGGCACTGTTCCTCCTGCTCTCCGGTGACCTGCACGCCCCCGGAGCCAGACCGGCCGACATCATCGGCCTGGCCAAGGCCGGCGGGGTCCGTCGGGTCGTCCTGCTGTCTTCGCAGGGCGTGGCGACCAGGCCGCTCGGCCCGTCGCGGGTCGCGATGCGCGCGCTGGAGGACGCGTTGCGGGAGTCCGGCCTGGACTGGGCCGTCCTGCGGCCGGGCGGCTTCGCCTCCAACGCCTTGGCCTGGGCGGAGTCCGTCCGCACGCAAGGGGTGGTCGCGGCGCCCTTCGGCGACGTCGGGGTGCCGGTCGTCGACCCGGCGGACATCGCCGAGGTCGCGGCGGCCTGCCTGCTGAACGACCGGCACACCGGCGGGGTGTACGAGCTGACCGGGCCGGAAGTGATCACGCCGCGTCAGCAGGCAGAGGCCATTGCCGCCGCGCTCGGCTCGCCGGTGCGGTTCCACGAACTCACCCGCGACGAGGCCAAGGCCGCGATGACCCGGTTCGTGCCGGCGGAACTCGCCGACGACACCCTGGACATCATCGCCGCCCCGAACCCGGCCGAGCTGCGGATCAGCCCGGACGTGGAACGAGTCCTCGCCCGTGCCCCGCGCCCCTTCAGCGGCTGGGTCGCCCGCAACATCGCCGCTTTCCGCTGA
- a CDS encoding DIP1984 family protein encodes MKLAEALAERAEATRRAEQLRTRVVSSARYQEGETPAEDAAELLAEAGEVLGTLETLIRRINRTNAAVQLGQDGTLTDALARRDVLRLRHSVITAAADAAAGTGERGYGRQLRSELKMLSALPVAELRGQADVLAREIREIDVRIQRTNWEVDLLD; translated from the coding sequence GTGAAGCTTGCTGAGGCACTGGCGGAACGTGCGGAGGCAACGCGTCGTGCAGAACAGCTGCGAACGCGCGTCGTCAGCAGTGCGCGGTATCAGGAAGGTGAGACGCCCGCCGAGGATGCAGCCGAGTTGCTGGCCGAGGCCGGTGAGGTGCTGGGCACTCTTGAGACACTGATCCGGCGGATCAACCGAACCAATGCCGCAGTGCAGCTCGGCCAGGACGGCACGCTCACCGACGCGCTCGCGCGCCGGGATGTGCTGCGACTGCGTCACTCGGTGATCACCGCGGCGGCGGATGCGGCAGCAGGTACCGGCGAGCGAGGTTACGGGCGACAACTCCGATCTGAGCTGAAGATGCTCTCCGCGCTTCCGGTCGCGGAACTGCGGGGTCAAGCAGATGTACTCGCACGGGAGATCCGTGAGATCGATGTGCGGATCCAGCGTACGAACTGGGAGGTAGATCTGCTGGACTGA